Proteins from a single region of Harmonia axyridis chromosome 4, icHarAxyr1.1, whole genome shotgun sequence:
- the LOC123678529 gene encoding COP9 signalosome complex subunit 8 yields the protein MDSAYLDVLMDSLEKMEIEATSDLPADVYEKLLALYLYRNDLCNAKFLWKRIPERVKTGTPELGNIWSVGQYMWKKDYPSIYKSLNSVVWSNTVGEIMNKVEESVRNRAVELISQAYSAVSLDTVCAMTGLAPDICSKACMEKGWKFEADTKIVHPIKIKVESISSTSSEDQLYKLTDFVSFLEN from the exons ATGGATTCTGCCTACTTGGATGTGTTAATGGACTCTttagaaaaaatggaaatagAA GCTACAAGTGATCTACCGGCAGATGTATACGAAAAATTATTAGCGTTATATTTATATAGGAATGATTT GTGTAACGCAAAATTCTTATGGAAACGTATACCTGAAAGAGTTAAAACTGGTACTCCTGAACTAGGTAATATATGGTCTGTTGGTCAATATATGTGGAAAAAAGATTATCCTTCTATTTATAAATCACTAAACTCTGTGGTATGGTCTAATACAGTGGGAGAAATTATGAACAAAGTTGAAG AATCTGTTCGTAATCGAGCCGTTGAGCTTATTTCACAAGCTTATTCTGCGGTTTCATTAGATACAGTTTGTGCAATGACAGGTCTGGCTCCTGATATCTGTAGTAAAGCTTGTATGGAAAAAGGTTGGAAGTTTGAAGCTGATACCAAAATAGTTCATCCTATTAAAATTAAAGTAGAATCTATTAGTTCCACAAGTAGTGAGGACCAACTATATAAATTAACCGATTTTGTTTCATTCTTAGAAAATTAA